In Bombyx mori chromosome 11, ASM3026992v2, one genomic interval encodes:
- the CPH6 gene encoding cuticular protein hypothetical 6 precursor, translating to MRSLVVLFAVLSVAVSAPGVVKRSIGHVAYTVPTAVSHQSRVDVRTSPAVVDVAPAVASHFVAAPEAHAVVAPYTAVYGAGAVSHQSRVDVRTSPVVVSAAQVVAPALVTEPVLEARSVYAASVPSLYIGGASVSHQSRYDVHSSPSVVTEEVAAPTIVEARSLLPVNAW from the coding sequence ATGAGATCGTTGGTGGTGCTGTTTGCTGTGTTGTCAGTAGCTGTCTCCGCTCCGGGCGTCGTGAAAAGATCCATTGGACACGTCGCGTATACAGTGCCGACAGCCGTATCACATCAGTCTAGAGTTGATGTACGAACGTCGCCAGCAGTCGTGGATGTTGCTCCAGCGGTAGCTTCTCATTTTGTTGCTGCACCAGAAGCACACGCCGTGGTAGCTCCCTATACTGCTGTCTATGGAGCTGGAGCTGTCTCTCATCAGTCTAGAGTTGACGTTCGCACTTCACCAGTTGTAGTCAGCGCTGCTCAAGTTGTGGCTCCTGCTTTGGTTACCGAACCAGTCCTTGAAGCTCGGTCAGTTTATGCCGCTTCAGTGCCTTCATTGTACATTGGTGGTGCTTCAGTTTCTCATCAGTCGCGTTACGATGTGCACTCCTCCCCCTCAGTTGTAACTGAGGAAGTCGCCGCTCCAACCATCGTCGAAGCCCGTTCTCTTTTGCCGGTAAACGCCTGGTAA
- the CPH8 gene encoding cuticular protein hypothetical 8 precursor, with the protein MKSMVVLFALASVACGSFLPVAQPPHHPAVVLDPHGRPLDTAEVINARALHLQAKVLEGHHAPLVHAAVAPIVAPIAHSVIAPAAVSHQSRVDVRTSPAIYSHAVAAPVLAHAAYAAPVFAGHGHGHWLKKRSLGHLTYSAPIIAPAAVSHQSRVDVISSPAVVSHAVATPVVAHAYAAPVVAAVAPAAVSHQSRVDVRTSPAVVAHGAVAPYAHGIITPYAHHAGLFHSAPLVHSSPLVHGW; encoded by the coding sequence ATGAAATCGATGGTGGTGTTGTTCGCTCTCGCCTCTGTGGCTTGCGGCTCCTTTTTGCCGGTGGCGCAGCCCCCGCATCATCCCGCTGTCGTCCTGGACCCCCACGGCCGGCCTCTGGACACCGCGGAAGTCATCAACGCTCGCGCTCTCCACCTTCAAGCTAAAGTATTGGAAGGACACCACGCCCCACTCGTGCACGCTGCTGTCGCGCCGATTGTAGCTCCTATCGCTCACTCCGTCATCGCTCCTGCTGCCGTCTCTCATCAATCTCGTGTTGATGTACGTACCAGCCCCGCCATCTATAGCCACGCTGTTGCCGCACCAGTCCTCGCACACGCCGCCTACGCTGCACCAGTATTTGCTGGTCACGGTCATGGACACTGGCTGAAAAAACGTTCCCTGGGTCACTTGACTTACAGTGCTCCCATCATCGCTCCAGCTGCGGTTTCTCACCAGTCCCGCGTGGATGTGATCTCTAGCCCGGCAGTCGTGTCCCATGCAGTCGCTACTCCCGTCGTAGCTCACGCCTATGCTGCCCCCGTGGTCGCTGCAGTAGCCCCAGCGGCCGTGTCTCATCAGTCCCGCGTGGATGTCCGCACTAGCCCCGCTGTAGTAGCACATGGAGCGGTCGCACCATACGCGCACGGAATCATCACTCCTTATGCCCATCATGCTGGACTCTTCCATTCCGCCCCCTTGGTACACTCCAGCCCCCTGGTTCACGGTTGGTGA
- the CPH7 gene encoding cuticular protein hypothetical 7 precursor yields the protein MNALVVLFALASVTCGSLVPLAQPPHHPALVLDPHGRPLDTAEVINARALHLQAKALEHHDAHLVHAAVAPVVHSIAPAVVPAAVSHQSRVDIHSSPAIVSHAITTPVLTHSAIAHFPVLTQSTLGHEHFLKKRSVALVAPSAVSHQARVDVISKPTLVSHAVIAPILRHSVATPFVTHAVAAPIVAVAPAAVSHQSRVDVHSSPAVVTHAISPLSAVWTGATYGAHSISHGHLLKKRSLAAVVTPVLHTAPAAVSHQSRVDVISEPAIVSHEIATPLAAAPLAHSAIWTAPVAHLGYSGLFKGLW from the coding sequence ATGAACGCGTTGGTGGTGTTATTCGCTTTAGCCTCAGTGACCTGCGGTTCTTTGGTGCCATTGGCGCAACCGCCTCACCATCCTGCGCTGGTGCTGGATCCCCATGGTCGTCCCCTGGATACAGCGGAGGTTATCAACGCTCGCGCTCTACACCTGCAAGCTAAGGCTCTGGAGCATCACGACGCCCATCTAGTGCACGCTGCCGTCGCACCTGTCGTCCACTCAATCGCTCCTGCTGTAGTACCTGCCGCCGTATCGCATCAATCCCGTGTTGACATCCACAGCAGCCCTGCGATCGTGAGCCACGCTATCACCACACCTGTGCTTACACACTCTGCTATTGCACATTTTCCTGTCCTGACTCAATCAACTCTTGGACACGAACACTTTCTGAAGAAACGATCTGTGGCTCTGGTTGCTCCTTCAGCTGTTTCCCATCAAGCTCGCGTTGACGTTATTTCTAAGCCTACTTTGGTGTCCCATGCTGTGATTGCCCCTATTTTGAGACACTCCGTGGCTACCCCCTTTGTAACTCATGCTGTAGCAGCTCCTATAgtcgcagtggctccagctgCCGTGTCTCATCAGTCTCGTGTAGATGTACATTCTAGTCCAGCTGTCGTAACTCACGCTATTTCTCCTCTCTCTGCTGTTTGGACCGGTGCAACATATGGTGCTCATTCTATCTCTCATGGACACTTGTTGAAGAAACGTTCTTTAGCTGCTGTAGTGACTCCAGTTCTGCacaccgcccccgccgccgtgtCACATCAATCTCGTGTGGACGTTATCTCTGAGCCCGCTATAGTATCCCACGAGATCGCGACTCCCTTGGCTGCCGCTCCTCTGGCCCATTCCGCTATCTGGACTGCACCTGTCGCACATTTGGGATATTCCGGACTCTTTAAGGGCCTGTGGTGA